From the Triticum urartu cultivar G1812 unplaced genomic scaffold, Tu2.1 TuUngrouped_contig_8193, whole genome shotgun sequence genome, the window AGGATCTGGTCATCCTCGTCATGGACTGGCGCCTTCATCTTGTCACGCGGATCATGGACCGGCTCCTTGACCGCCTTGATCTTCTTGGCCAGATCGTTGGCCTGTTCCGTGATGCCAACAAACTGATCAGGGTTGTCGGCACGACGGAGGGCATTCGCGGAGATAGACGCCGCCGAGACAGGGGCCAGGTAGGCAGCTCTTGGCAGCGTGGCCCGGTCTATGTTGTAGCGAGCGCGGCGTTCACTAACGGTGGTGGTACGGACTAGGAGGTCCTTGATGTCAGCAGCGAGGGCGCGTTGCAGCACAAGCTTCTTGTGCGGATACCCAACAACACGCTTGGCGCGGGCGTAGATGGACGGGCGCATGATGGGGCGGACGATGCGGAGCGAGTAGGTGTCGGTGTAGTCCTCGACATCGTAGGCAAGGTCGTGCACCTGCTTCTCCCACTCCCGGACGACGTGGTCGACATTGTCTTGGTCCGCCTCGGAGATGACGCGGAGGACGGCGTTCATGGTCGCCAGCTCATCCCGAAGTTGGACGACCTTGTTGCCGACGCCACGGATGTCCTGGAGCTTGTCCACCAGCACTTGCCCGACCTTGCTCACGATGGACTCTGCCGCGCTCTCCATTCTCGTGTCACCCGGGCTCGCCTTGTCTTTATAATCTGGCAAGCACACTGTGTCAACATGTTGTTAAGTAAGTACTATAAGTAAACTAGTAATAATGGTAGTAAAGGGATACATGCGAGCCCAATGATGCTACTACATCTACGTAAACAATTAAGAAAGCTTATGTAACCTTAGGGATGTCAACCAGGTCCCGTTTAAAGTTCACTTATGACATGATAGTTTAAAAAGGTTTTTTGTTtgtttgaggaaaatgaactatcaagctagcaaaaactaactaaACGGGATTGCGGCCGCcatttatttgccacttacatccctaacCTGCCTAAACCAAATCTTCTCCGCCCGTAAAAAAAGAAAAATCTTCTCCCCCCGATTTTAACCGGGGGTGGGCCCCTTCCTCCCCCTCTCTCCAACCCCAGCCCACCACATTGCTTTTTACGTTAGTTTATGTTTGTGCTTTATGTAGATGCAGCATTACCGATGCGAGCCTCAGTCGGGTCAGGATCATGAGGCACCTGTTTTCTTTGCTAGCGGGCCCATTATTTCACGATCGCAATCAATGGTACTCCTACACAA encodes:
- the LOC125531825 gene encoding disease resistance protein PIK6-NP-like isoform X1, which encodes MESAAESIVSKVGQVLVDKLQDIRGVGNKVVQLRDELATMNAVLRVISEADQDNVDHVVREWEKQVHDLAYDVEDYTDTYSLRIVRPIMRPSIYARAKRVVGYPHKKLVLQRALAADIKDLLVRTTTVSERRARYNIDRATLPRAAYLAPVSAASISANALRRADNPDQFVGITEQANDLAKKIKAVKEPVHDPRDKMKAPVHDEDDQILEEPIYDEDDKILKVFSIVGFGGLGKTTLAMELCRQLDADFPLQAQVSVSQEFDAGKDMKGLLIRVLQQILKEKEDANANQINKEKEAKINKMNVEELSSEIKELLGHKRYRLPSPNKILNSTQHYPYKHNARLQSKLFLISIPSL
- the LOC125531825 gene encoding disease resistance protein PIK6-NP-like isoform X2, whose protein sequence is MESAAESIVSKVGQVLVDKLQDIRGVGNKVVQLRDELATMNAVLRVISEADQDNVDHVVREWEKQVHDLAYDVEDYTDTYSLRIVRPIMRPSIYARAKRVVGYPHKKLVLQRALAADIKDLLVRTTTVSERRARYNIDRATLPRAAYLAPVSAASISANALRRADNPDQFVGITEQANDLAKKIKAVKEPVHDPRDKMKAPVHDEDDQILEEPIYDEDDKILKVFSIVGFGGLGKTTLAMELCRQLDADFPLQAQVSVSQEFDAGKDMKGLLIRVLQQILKEKEDANANQINKEKEAKINKMNVEELSSEIKELLGHKSLGSYPHQIARK